The following are encoded together in the Acidobacteriota bacterium genome:
- the can gene encoding carbonate dehydratase has product MPTTLLAKNRAWAADRVKSDPGFFARLAGQQAPKFLWIGCSDSRVPANEIVGLDPGELFVHRNVANVVVHTDVNCLSVLQYAVDMLKVRHVIVCGHYGCGGVRAALDGTAHGLIDNWLQHVQDVQHAHQAELLGLADVDARINRLAELNVMEQVRNIARTTIVQDAWRRDQPLELHGWIYGLQDGLIHDLGVSLKA; this is encoded by the coding sequence ATGCCGACGACGCTGCTTGCCAAGAACCGCGCCTGGGCCGCCGATCGGGTCAAGTCAGACCCCGGGTTTTTCGCCCGGCTTGCCGGCCAGCAGGCTCCAAAATTCTTGTGGATCGGCTGCTCGGACAGCCGGGTGCCGGCTAACGAAATCGTCGGCCTGGATCCTGGCGAGTTGTTCGTGCACCGCAACGTCGCCAACGTCGTCGTCCACACCGACGTCAATTGCCTGTCGGTGCTGCAGTATGCGGTCGACATGTTAAAAGTCAGGCACGTCATCGTTTGCGGCCACTACGGCTGCGGCGGGGTTCGCGCTGCCCTCGACGGCACCGCGCACGGGCTGATCGACAACTGGCTGCAGCACGTCCAGGACGTGCAGCATGCGCACCAGGCCGAGTTGCTGGGCCTGGCCGACGTCGACGCGCGTATCAACCGCCTGGCCGAGCTCAACGTGATGGAGCAGGTGCGCAACATCGCCCGCACCACCATCGTCCAGGACGCGTGGCGCCGCGACCAGCCGCTCGAGTTGCACGGCTGGATCTACGGCCTGCAGGATGGCCTGATTCACGACCTGGGCGTGTCGCTCAAGGCGTAA
- a CDS encoding class I SAM-dependent methyltransferase, which translates to MTNTAKFNPASLRTEFGDIDIYVFDQLLRGRIAPGMRVFDAGCGGGRNLVYLLRQGFEVFGNDASAEAIAKVRVLASTVASGFNRTDAGADFRHEAIEDTSFEDASADVVIASAVLHFARDDAHFAAMVHALWRVLKPGGLFFARLASTIGVADQVRPLGNNRYRLPDGSNRYLVDADTILDWTARLGGDLLDPIKTTVVHDQRSMTTWVARRR; encoded by the coding sequence GTGACCAATACCGCGAAATTCAACCCGGCGTCCTTACGTACGGAATTCGGCGACATCGACATCTACGTCTTCGACCAGCTGCTGCGCGGCCGCATTGCCCCGGGCATGCGGGTGTTCGACGCCGGCTGCGGCGGCGGGCGCAACCTGGTCTACCTCCTGCGCCAGGGTTTCGAGGTGTTCGGCAACGACGCCAGCGCCGAGGCCATTGCGAAGGTGCGGGTCCTGGCAAGTACTGTGGCGTCCGGCTTCAACCGGACCGATGCTGGCGCGGACTTCCGCCACGAGGCCATCGAAGACACCTCGTTCGAGGACGCCTCGGCTGATGTCGTGATTGCCAGCGCCGTGCTGCATTTCGCCCGGGACGATGCCCACTTCGCGGCCATGGTTCATGCCCTGTGGCGGGTGCTCAAGCCGGGTGGGCTGTTCTTCGCACGGCTGGCGTCCACCATCGGGGTGGCCGACCAGGTGCGCCCCCTTGGTAATAACCGCTACCGCTTGCCGGACGGCTCCAACCGCTACCTCGTCGACGCAGATACCATCCTCGACTGGACCGCCCGCCTGGGCGGCGACCTGCTCGACCCCATCAAGACCACCGTCGTCCACGACCAACGGTCGATGACGACGTGGGTGGCGAGACGACGGTAA